DNA sequence from the Janibacter sp. CX7 genome:
GGGCATCATCGAGGCGCCCGGCGGGCACCTCGGTCTCGTCCTGTGCGCGGCGGCGCTCCTCGGCGCCATCGTGTGGAACCTGATCACCTGGTGGTTCGGCCTGCCCTCCTCGTCCTCGCACGCCCTCATCGGCGGGCTCGGCGGTGCGGCCCTGGCGGCCGGCGCCACGGTCAAGTGGGGCGGCATCCTCGAGAAGGTCGTCATCCCGATGGTCCTCTCGCCGGTCGTCGGCATCGTCGTCGGCTTCCTCGTGATGAAGCTGATCCTGCGGATCTTCCGCGACGCCAACCCCGGCCGGACCAAGCGCGGCTTCCGCATGGCGCAGACCGCCTCCGCGGCCGCCATGGCCTTCGGCCACGGCATGCAGGACGCCGCCAAGACCGCCGGCGTCGTCGTCCTCGCGCTCACCGTCTCGGGCTACCAGTCGTCGGCCGACCACCACATCCCGCTGTGGGTCCTCGTCATGTCGGCCGTCGTCATCTCGATGGGCACCTACTCGGGCGGCTGGCGGATCATGCGCACCCTCGGTCGCGGCATCATCCACCTCGACCCGCCCCAGGGCTTCGCCGCCGAGGTCACGGCCGCGTCGATCCTCTACGTGGCGACGATGCTCAAGGCGCCGATCTCGACGACGCACGCGATCACCGCGGCGATCATGGGCGTGGGGTCCACCCGCTCGCTCAAGGCCGTGCGGTGGGGCGTGGCGAAAAACATCGTCGGCGCGTGGATCTTCACCTTCCCCGGCGCGGGACTGTCCGCGGTGCTCTTCATGCTGGTGCTCCGCCCGCTCACCGGCGTCTGACCGCACTCTCCCGGCACGACGAAGGCCGGCGGATCCCCCCTGTCGGATCCGCCGGCCTCGCCGTTGTCCCCTTCGCCTCCCCGACGAAGGGGAGGTCACTCACCCGAAGCGGCCGGAGATGTAGTCCTCGGTCGCCTTCTCGCGCGGGTTGTTGAAGATCGTCTGGGTGTCGTCGAACTCCACGAGCTGGCCCGGCTTGCCGGTCCCCTCGATGTTGAAGAAGCCCGTCTTGTCGCTGCAGCGGGCGGCCTGCTGCATGTTGTGCGTGACGATGACGATCGTGTAGTCGTCCTTGAGCTCGGCAATGAGGTCCTCGACCGCGAGGGTCGAGATCGGGTCGAGCGCCGAGCACGGCTCGTCCATGAGGACGACCTCGGGCTTGACCGCGATCGTGCGGGCGATGCACAGACGCTGCTGCTGGCCACCCGAGAGGCCCGAGCCGGGCTTGTCGAGGCGGTCCTTGACCTCGTTCCACAGGTTGGCGCCGCGCAGGCTGGTCTCGACGAGCTCGTCGGCGTCGGCCTTCTTGATCTTCTTGTTGTTGAGCTTGACCCCGGCGAGGACGTTTTCCTTGATGGACATCGTCGGGAAGGGGTTGGGCCTCTGGAAGACCATGCCGACCTTGCGGCGGACACCCACCGGGTCGACGCCCTTGCCGTAGAGGTCCTCGCCGTCGATGACGATCGAGCCCTTGACGTGGGCGCCGGGGATGACCTCGTGCATGCGGTTGATCGACCGGAGGAAGGTCGACTTGCCGCAGCCCGAGGGGCCGATGAGTGCCGTCACCGAGCGGGGCTCGATGGTGACGTTGACATCCTTCACGGCGAGGAAGTCCCCGTAGTAGATGTCGAGGTTCTGGACGTCGATGCGCTTGGACACGTCAGCGATTCCTTGTCTGTCTGCGGTCAGCGACCGGTCTTGGGGGCGAAGAACTTGGAGATGAGTCGCGCGATGATGTTCAGCGCCATGACGATGACGATGAGGACGAGCACCGCGGACCAGGCCCGGTCGATGTAGGGCTGCTTGTCCACGCCCGGGTTCATGATCTGGTAGTAGGCGAAGACCGGGAGGGTCGCCATCGGGTCCTTGAACATGTTCGGGTTGAGCGACGTGCTCAGACCTGCGGTGACGAGCAGCGGCGCCGTCTCACCGATGATGCGCGCGATCGCGAGGGTGACACCGGTCGCGATGCCGGCGACCGCGGTCGGCAGGACGACCTTGACGATCGTCAGCCACTTCGGCACGCCGAGGGCATAGCTCGCCTCGCGCAGCTCGTTGGGCACGAGGCGGAGCATCTCGTCGGTGTTGCGCACGACGACCGGGATCATGAGGATCGTCAGCGCCGCGACACCGACGATGCCCGACTTGTAGCCCGGCTCGACGAAGATGCTGAAGAGCGAGAAGGCGAAGAGGCCGGCGACGATCGACGGGATGCCCGTCATGACGTCGACGAAGAAGGTCAGTGCCCGCGACAGCCGGTTGCCGTTGCCGTACTCGACGAGGTAGATCGCGGCCATGATGCCGATCGGGACGGCGATGACCGTCGTGAAGAGGGTGATCATGAGCGTGCCCTGCAGGGCGTGCGCGATACCGCCGCCCTCGCCGACGACGCCTCGCATGGACACCGTGAAGAACTCCGCGTCCAGGCGCTTGGTGCCCTTGCTCAGCACGTCGATGACGAGCGAGACGAGCGGGATGAGCGCGAGGAGGAAGAAGGTCGTCACGACGCCGGTCACGAGGCGGTCGGTCGCGTGCCGGGACCCCTCGGTGACGCGGCTGACCACGTAGATCGCGAGGCAGTAGACGATCGCGGAGAGGAGCACCCACGGCAGGACCGAGAACCCGCCGAGGAGGAGGACGACGGCCAGACCGACGAGCGCGGACCCGCCGAGGACGCCCCAGCGGGCGGTCTGCGAGAGGCTGCCGGCAGCGGCGGTGTCGCCGCCGACGCCCTGGCCCGGGTCGTGGGGGGTGCCCCCGGTGGGGATGGAGACGTTGGTCATCAGTTGGCTCCCGAGAACTCGGCCCGGCGGGAGACGATCCAGCGGGCGGCCATGTTGACGAGCAGGGTGACGAAGAAGAGCACGAGGCCGGCGGCGACGAGCGTGTTGGCCGCGACGCCGGAGCTCTCCGGCAGGTTGAGCGCGATGTCGGCGGCGATCGTCGAGCTGCTGTTGTCGGAGAGCAGCTCGATCGAGTAGGGCAGACCGGGCGAGAGGATGAGCGCGACGGCCATGGTCTCGCCGAGCGCGCGGCCCAGGCCGAGCATGGTGCCGGAGACGATGCCGGACTTGCCGAAGGGGATGACCGCCTGCTGGATCATCTCCCAGCGGGTGGCGCCGAGGGCCAGCGAGGCCTCCTCGTGCAGGCGCGGGGTCTGGAGGAAGACCTCGCGGTTCACGGCCGTCATGATCGGCAGGATCATGATGCCCAGGACGATGCCGATGACGAGCATCGTCTTGCCGGTCACCGACGCGTCACCGGCGAAGAAGGGGATCCAGCCGAGGTGCTCGTTGAGCCAGGTGCCGACCGGCTTGGAGCCGGGGCCGACGACGGACAGACCCCAGAAGCCGAAGACGATCGAGGGGATCGCGGCCAGCAGGTCGACGAGGTAGCCGAGGGCCTGGGCCAGCTTGCGCGGGGCGTAGTGGCTGATGAAGAGCGCGATGCCGATCGACAGCGGCACGGCGATGATGAGCGCGATGACCGCCGCGAGGACGGTGCCGAAGAGCAGCGGACCGATGTAGGTGACGAGGCCTTCGCCGCCGCGGACCTCGCTCGGGTCGGCCGTGACGGCCGGCCATGCCTGCAGGAACAGGAAGATGGCCACGAGGACGAGGGCGACGAGGATGAAGACCCCCGAGGTCGTCGACAGGCCGCTGAAGACCTTGTCGCCGAGCCGGCGGACACCCTTCCGGGGGGACGGGGCGGAGGAAGCGGTACTCACGTGACTCTCCGGGAGCAGCAGGGGCAGGGGCGCGGCGAAGGCCCGGGCGGCGTGACGCACACCGCCCGGGCCCTCACCAGGAGGCGATCAGGATCAGCTGATCTTCTCGACAGCGGCGGTGTTCTTCTTAACCCACTCGGCCGGGAGCTCGGCGGAGCCGGCGGCCTCGGCGGAGGCCTTCTGGCCCTCCTCGCCGGTGACGTAGTTGAGCCAGGCCTTGACGACCTTCGCCTTCGCGGCGTCGTCGTACTTGAGGCAGCCGACCTGGTAGGAGACGAGGACGTTGGGGTACACGCCGGCCTCCTCGGTGTCCTTGGCGACGTCGACCGCGAGGTCGGTCTCGGACTCGCTCTTGGCCTTGGAGGCGTCGAGGATCTTGGCGGCGGACTCGGCGGTGGGCTCGACGTACTCGTCGCCGACACCGAGCGCGACGGTCTTCAGCTCGCCGACCTGCGAGAGGTCCGCGTAACCGATGGTGCCGTCACCCTTGCCGATCGCGTCGACGACACCCGAGGTGCCCTTGGCAGCGGTGCCGCCCTTGACCGGCCAGGCGTCCTCGGCCTCGTGGGTCCAGGACTTCTCGGCGGCCTTGCCCAGGTAGTCGGAGAAGTTCTTCGAGGTGCCCGAGTCGTCCGAGCGGTGGACCGTGGTGATCTTCGTCGACGGGAGGTCGGCGTCCGGGTTGTCGGCCTTGATCTTCGGGTCGTTCCAGGTCTTGATCTTGCCGTCGAAGATCTCGGCGACCGTGGCCGGCTTCAGCTGCAGCTTGTCGACGCCCTCGAGGTTGTAGGCGATGGCGATCGGGGAGACGTAGACCGGGATCTGGACGATGTCGCCACCGCAGACCTTCTTGGCCTTGTCGAGCTCCTCCTCCTCGAAGGCGGAGTCGGTACCGGCGAAGTCGACCGCACCGGCGGCGAACTGCTCACGGCCGGCGCCGGAGCCCTGCGGGTCGTAGTTGACCGTCGCGCCGCCGTTGGCGGTCTCGAAGTCGGCCTTCCACTTCTCGACGGCGGCCTGCTGGGAACTGGCACCCATGCCCTTGATCGAGCCGGAGACGGACTCGCCGCCGTCGCCAGACGCGCCGGAGCCGGAGTCCGACTCGCTGCAGGCGGCCATCGTGAAGGTCAGGGCGAGGGCAGCGGTGGCGGTCAGGGCCTTGCGGCTGCGGGTGGAACGAATCACGTCTGTCAAACCTCTCTACAGGGGTTGGCCACGTGAATCGCGACGGCAGCCCGTCGCGACCGCCGTGGTCGTACGCATCGAAGGTAGGGAGGCTCGGTGACCTGTCGGGTCGAGATCGGTGAACAGTCGGTGAATCACGGCTGCACAGTGCGTGGTCGGGTCGCGCCCCGGCCGTCGGCGATGTAACGCGCGCGACAGTGCCGCCCGTGCGGAGTCAGCCGCGGTCGCGCGGGTGGTGCCGCTCGGCCGCGACGATCCGGGCGGCGTCGCCGGTGCCGACGACGTGGACGAGGAGCACCTCGCCCTTCGCCAGGCCCCCGGAGAGCGCGTCCTCGATGACCGACCGGCCGACGAGCCCGGGCGCGAGCGAGGGGTCGGCGCGCTCGAGGAGCAGCGCCACGAGGTCGGGCAGGACCGGGCCGTGGCTGCACAGGGCGGCGGGCACGCCGCGCTCGAGCAGGCGCCCGAGGTGGTGTCGTGCCTTGCCCGGGTCGGCGGCATAGCCCTCCTCCGACAGGCCCGGCTTGAGCCGCAGCCGCTCGCCGCTGGCCGTCGCATAGGGGGCGAGGGTGTCGCTGGCGCGGGTCGAGGGGCTGCTCACGA
Encoded proteins:
- a CDS encoding inorganic phosphate transporter, coding for MEFLPVAVVTLLAMGFNYTNGFHDAANAIATSVSTRALTPRAALAMAAVANLAGAFFGAKVAETVGQGIIEAPGGHLGLVLCAAALLGAIVWNLITWWFGLPSSSSHALIGGLGGAALAAGATVKWGGILEKVVIPMVLSPVVGIVVGFLVMKLILRIFRDANPGRTKRGFRMAQTASAAAMAFGHGMQDAAKTAGVVVLALTVSGYQSSADHHIPLWVLVMSAVVISMGTYSGGWRIMRTLGRGIIHLDPPQGFAAEVTAASILYVATMLKAPISTTHAITAAIMGVGSTRSLKAVRWGVAKNIVGAWIFTFPGAGLSAVLFMLVLRPLTGV
- the pstB gene encoding phosphate ABC transporter ATP-binding protein PstB, which translates into the protein MSKRIDVQNLDIYYGDFLAVKDVNVTIEPRSVTALIGPSGCGKSTFLRSINRMHEVIPGAHVKGSIVIDGEDLYGKGVDPVGVRRKVGMVFQRPNPFPTMSIKENVLAGVKLNNKKIKKADADELVETSLRGANLWNEVKDRLDKPGSGLSGGQQQRLCIARTIAVKPEVVLMDEPCSALDPISTLAVEDLIAELKDDYTIVIVTHNMQQAARCSDKTGFFNIEGTGKPGQLVEFDDTQTIFNNPREKATEDYISGRFG
- the pstA gene encoding phosphate ABC transporter permease PstA codes for the protein MTNVSIPTGGTPHDPGQGVGGDTAAAGSLSQTARWGVLGGSALVGLAVVLLLGGFSVLPWVLLSAIVYCLAIYVVSRVTEGSRHATDRLVTGVVTTFFLLALIPLVSLVIDVLSKGTKRLDAEFFTVSMRGVVGEGGGIAHALQGTLMITLFTTVIAVPIGIMAAIYLVEYGNGNRLSRALTFFVDVMTGIPSIVAGLFAFSLFSIFVEPGYKSGIVGVAALTILMIPVVVRNTDEMLRLVPNELREASYALGVPKWLTIVKVVLPTAVAGIATGVTLAIARIIGETAPLLVTAGLSTSLNPNMFKDPMATLPVFAYYQIMNPGVDKQPYIDRAWSAVLVLIVIVMALNIIARLISKFFAPKTGR
- the pstC gene encoding phosphate ABC transporter permease subunit PstC is translated as MSTASSAPSPRKGVRRLGDKVFSGLSTTSGVFILVALVLVAIFLFLQAWPAVTADPSEVRGGEGLVTYIGPLLFGTVLAAVIALIIAVPLSIGIALFISHYAPRKLAQALGYLVDLLAAIPSIVFGFWGLSVVGPGSKPVGTWLNEHLGWIPFFAGDASVTGKTMLVIGIVLGIMILPIMTAVNREVFLQTPRLHEEASLALGATRWEMIQQAVIPFGKSGIVSGTMLGLGRALGETMAVALILSPGLPYSIELLSDNSSSTIAADIALNLPESSGVAANTLVAAGLVLFFVTLLVNMAARWIVSRRAEFSGAN
- the pstS gene encoding phosphate ABC transporter substrate-binding protein PstS; the encoded protein is MIRSTRSRKALTATAALALTFTMAACSESDSGSGASGDGGESVSGSIKGMGASSQQAAVEKWKADFETANGGATVNYDPQGSGAGREQFAAGAVDFAGTDSAFEEEELDKAKKVCGGDIVQIPVYVSPIAIAYNLEGVDKLQLKPATVAEIFDGKIKTWNDPKIKADNPDADLPSTKITTVHRSDDSGTSKNFSDYLGKAAEKSWTHEAEDAWPVKGGTAAKGTSGVVDAIGKGDGTIGYADLSQVGELKTVALGVGDEYVEPTAESAAKILDASKAKSESETDLAVDVAKDTEEAGVYPNVLVSYQVGCLKYDDAAKAKVVKAWLNYVTGEEGQKASAEAAGSAELPAEWVKKNTAAVEKIS